GCGGAATCGGCGACCGCTGGAGAGGGCCGACTGCGGACCAGTCGCTTCCAGAGCTTGCCAAAGTGTTGGTGCAATTCTGGGTTTTCCACTTCGCCCAACCCCTTGCGCGCGACGATCACGATATCCAGCCCTGCCAGCATGTGCTGGTTGAGGCGGAACGAATCACGCATCAGGCGTTTCAGGCGATTGCGTTGAACGGCGAGCTTGACGCTCTTCTTGCCGATCACCAGGCCGAGGCGTGGATGATCGAGGCCGTTCTCGCGGGCAAGGATAAGCAGGTTTTTCCCTGGAACCTTGCCGGTTGGGGAGTCGAAGACCGCTTTGAAGTGCCGGGGTGTAAGCAGTCGCTTGTCCCGACTGAAGTCCTGACTCACCACCTGTGCCGAAAAATC
This genomic stretch from Pseudomonas entomophila harbors:
- the rnpA gene encoding ribonuclease P protein component → MVSQDFSRDKRLLTPRHFKAVFDSPTGKVPGKNLLILARENGLDHPRLGLVIGKKSVKLAVQRNRLKRLMRDSFRLNQHMLAGLDIVIVARKGLGEVENPELHQHFGKLWKRLVRSRPSPAVADSAGVDSHNA